One genomic region from Candidatus Omnitrophota bacterium encodes:
- a CDS encoding type II secretion system GspH family protein, protein MRRPTPKRNHGFTIVEIMVVAIIIGILCAIALPNFAKIRNNAYRDQCTTNLQRIVAAKEHWSMETGALDTDTPTALQLDPYIKNGTSS, encoded by the coding sequence GTGCGGAGACCGACGCCAAAGCGTAATCATGGCTTTACGATAGTAGAAATAATGGTCGTGGCCATAATAATAGGCATACTCTGCGCCATTGCTTTGCCCAATTTCGCAAAAATAAGAAACAATGCCTATCGCGATCAATGTACAACCAATTTACAAAGGATAGTGGCCGCTAAGGAACACTGGTCTATGGAGACCGGCGCTCTTGACACTGACACACCCACTGCTCTTCAGTTAGACCCGTACATAAAAAACGGTACTTCATCTT
- a CDS encoding 3-methyl-2-oxobutanoate dehydrogenase subunit beta, translating into MKLTIPEIEIMSSGHVACQGCGATLAFRYALKALGRETIVVIPACCWSIIDGPFPYSAAGVPLFHTAFETAGSTASGVRAALDIKGIDNVSVLAWAGDGGTMDIGIQALSGAVERGEDIIYVCYDNEAYMNTGIQRSSSTPYGAWTTTTPAKNFKTGPKKNMVEIMVAHKIPYTATANIAFPEDFIAKLKKAKSIKGPKFIQIISPCPAGWKFSSQLTIKLAKLSFEACVFPLYEVENSRYTVKKPNKKTDVREYLNLQGRFKHLNSDAMGLIQKNIDEEWGLLLKKERTSDEKCAETDAKA; encoded by the coding sequence ATGAAATTGACGATTCCGGAAATAGAGATCATGTCATCAGGCCACGTCGCCTGCCAGGGTTGCGGAGCAACGTTGGCCTTCCGGTACGCTTTAAAGGCCCTGGGAAGGGAGACTATCGTCGTAATCCCGGCTTGCTGCTGGTCTATAATAGACGGGCCTTTTCCGTATTCGGCAGCAGGCGTGCCTTTATTTCATACAGCTTTTGAAACCGCAGGTTCTACCGCTTCCGGTGTAAGGGCAGCATTGGATATAAAAGGGATAGATAACGTTTCAGTATTGGCGTGGGCAGGTGATGGCGGAACTATGGACATCGGCATACAAGCATTATCAGGGGCAGTGGAAAGGGGAGAGGACATCATATATGTATGCTATGACAATGAAGCATATATGAATACCGGCATACAGCGAAGCTCATCAACCCCTTACGGCGCATGGACAACCACTACGCCCGCAAAAAATTTTAAAACAGGGCCGAAAAAAAACATGGTAGAGATAATGGTGGCCCATAAAATACCCTATACGGCAACTGCCAATATCGCCTTCCCGGAAGATTTTATCGCAAAATTAAAAAAGGCCAAGAGCATAAAAGGGCCTAAATTTATACAAATAATATCTCCCTGTCCGGCCGGATGGAAGTTTTCATCCCAGCTTACGATAAAACTTGCGAAGCTCTCTTTTGAAGCATGCGTATTTCCCCTTTATGAAGTGGAGAACAGCCGGTATACTGTAAAAAAACCAAATAAAAAAACGGATGTGCGCGAATATCTTAACTTACAAGGCAGGTTCAAACATCTTAATAGTGACGCGATGGGCCTAATACAGAAAAATATTGACGAGGAATGGGGTCTTCTTTTAAAGAAAGAAAGGACTTCGGATGAAAAATGTGCGGAGACCGACGCCAAAGCGTAA